From the genome of Mesorhizobium japonicum MAFF 303099, one region includes:
- a CDS encoding Ku protein — translation MAPRPAWKGYLKLSLVTCAVELTNVVTHTERVSFRILNRKTGNTVKRIYVDAETGKPLDDGDEIKGYELDDGDFVRIEEDEIEAVQIESSHTMSLDGFVDKASIQQIYLDTPYYVAPADKVSEEAFAVIRDAMAGKKMAGLARIVLYQRERPVVIEPLGKGMVLTTLRYDNTVRQPDSVFGEIKAVKTDQEMTDLAELIIDKKKAKFDPSKFDDKYEDALLELIRAKKAGHKAPKAKAAPKPSNVVNLFDALKKSLSSDSGSPKSSSAARPAAKRAKPKAAAPKRKSA, via the coding sequence ATGGCGCCGCGTCCAGCCTGGAAGGGCTACCTGAAGCTTTCGCTGGTCACCTGCGCGGTCGAACTGACCAATGTCGTCACCCATACCGAAAGGGTGTCGTTCCGCATTCTCAACCGCAAGACGGGCAACACGGTGAAGCGCATCTATGTCGATGCCGAAACCGGCAAGCCCTTGGACGACGGCGACGAGATCAAGGGCTATGAATTGGACGACGGCGATTTCGTCCGTATCGAGGAAGACGAGATCGAGGCGGTGCAGATCGAATCCTCGCACACGATGAGCCTCGACGGTTTCGTCGACAAGGCCTCGATCCAGCAGATCTATCTCGACACGCCCTATTATGTCGCGCCGGCCGACAAGGTGTCGGAGGAAGCGTTCGCCGTCATCCGCGATGCCATGGCAGGCAAGAAGATGGCCGGGCTGGCGCGGATCGTGCTTTATCAACGCGAACGCCCCGTCGTCATCGAGCCGCTCGGCAAGGGCATGGTGCTGACGACGCTGCGCTACGACAATACGGTGCGCCAGCCCGACAGCGTGTTCGGCGAGATCAAGGCGGTGAAGACCGACCAGGAGATGACCGATCTCGCCGAACTGATCATCGACAAGAAGAAGGCGAAGTTCGATCCGTCTAAATTCGACGACAAATACGAGGACGCGCTGCTCGAACTGATCCGGGCCAAGAAGGCGGGGCACAAGGCGCCCAAGGCGAAGGCGGCGCCAAAACCCTCCAACGTCGTCAATCTGTTCGACGCGCTGAAGAAGAGCCTGTCATCGGATTCCGGCTCACCTAAATCATCATCCGCAGCCAGGCCGGCGGCCAAACGCGCCAAGCCGAAAGCGGCCGCGCCGAAGCGCAAATCGGCCTGA
- a CDS encoding ferritin-like domain-containing protein — MGFFSKDIKTLDDLFVHTLRDIYYAEKQIEKALPKMIDKATNAQLKAGFEKHLEQTKGHIERVEEVFELHGVKAKAIDCPAIDGILEEADEVSGDIADKEVLDAALIASAQAVEHYEMTRYGTLIAWAKQLGRSDCANVLAKNLKEEQATDRKLTEMAESKINLQAAE, encoded by the coding sequence ATGGGCTTCTTTTCGAAGGACATCAAAACGCTGGACGACCTGTTCGTGCACACATTGCGCGACATCTATTACGCGGAAAAGCAGATCGAGAAGGCGTTGCCGAAGATGATCGACAAGGCCACCAACGCGCAGCTCAAAGCAGGCTTCGAAAAACATCTTGAACAGACCAAGGGCCATATCGAACGCGTGGAAGAGGTGTTCGAGTTGCATGGCGTCAAGGCCAAGGCCATCGACTGCCCGGCCATTGACGGCATCCTCGAGGAAGCCGACGAGGTGAGCGGCGACATCGCCGACAAGGAGGTCCTGGACGCCGCCCTGATCGCGTCTGCGCAAGCAGTCGAGCATTACGAAATGACCCGCTACGGCACGCTGATTGCATGGGCCAAGCAACTCGGCCGCAGCGATTGCGCCAATGTACTCGCGAAGAATCTCAAGGAAGAGCAGGCGACCGATCGCAAGCTCACCGAGATGGCGGAAAGCAAGATCAATCTCCAGGCTGCCGAATAG
- a CDS encoding RidA family protein: MELVTHKKFKSGRLMPWGKGTVVTGAKGFVYLCGNTATAADYDPAGKQGGRFAGDAAAQWLEVLGNIKADLEELGAALENLVKLTFFVRGPFPDGGVLSSPNFRLDVLDAFFAEHCPKHCSYNNPPPSEVIGVAALAQADIVIEIVAIAALPD; the protein is encoded by the coding sequence ATGGAACTCGTGACCCACAAGAAATTCAAAAGCGGCCGGTTGATGCCGTGGGGCAAGGGGACAGTCGTTACCGGCGCGAAGGGATTTGTCTACCTTTGTGGAAACACGGCGACCGCCGCCGACTACGATCCGGCCGGCAAGCAAGGCGGTCGTTTCGCTGGCGATGCGGCGGCCCAGTGGCTCGAGGTTCTGGGCAACATCAAAGCCGATCTGGAGGAGCTGGGCGCCGCGCTTGAAAACCTCGTCAAACTGACCTTCTTCGTCAGAGGACCGTTTCCCGACGGCGGCGTTCTCAGCTCTCCCAATTTTCGCCTGGACGTTCTAGACGCGTTCTTTGCCGAGCATTGCCCGAAGCACTGCAGTTACAACAACCCGCCGCCCTCGGAGGTGATTGGCGTTGCCGCGCTCGCTCAAGCCGACATCGTCATTGAAATTGTCGCGATCGCGGCCCTGCCGGATTGA
- a CDS encoding YciI family protein, whose amino-acid sequence MRYMLMINNDESALAAMPVEKTQQMSAAYGAYTEALKKSGAWLAGERLRPTQATTSVRIADGKTNVIDGPYADTKEQLAGFYMIEAADIDTAIEWAARCPAASTGTVELRPIWELADYMPQK is encoded by the coding sequence ATGCGATACATGCTGATGATCAACAACGATGAATCCGCACTGGCGGCCATGCCGGTCGAGAAAACCCAGCAGATGAGCGCGGCCTATGGCGCCTATACCGAAGCGTTGAAGAAATCCGGCGCCTGGCTGGCCGGCGAAAGGCTGCGCCCGACCCAGGCGACCACCTCGGTGCGGATCGCCGACGGCAAGACCAACGTGATCGACGGCCCCTATGCCGACACCAAGGAGCAGCTTGCCGGTTTCTACATGATCGAAGCGGCCGACATCGACACCGCCATCGAATGGGCGGCGCGCTGTCCGGCGGCCAGCACCGGCACGGTCGAGTTGCGGCCGATCTGGGAACTGGCCGACTACATGCCGCAGAAATGA
- a CDS encoding RNA polymerase sigma factor, whose product MDSRPEIARAAAEAAARQSYGKLVAWLAARTRDVTAAEDALADAFAAALERWPKSGVPEKPEAWLLAVARRRRVDAVRRRLTREAARDHLKLIAEEMEARMTDEELPDERLRLMFACAHPAIEPGVRAPLILQTVLGFDAATIASAFLVSPATMGQRLVRAKTRIRETGIPFRVPERAELGERLGAVLEAIYAAFAEGWSDPAGTETQRRNLATEGIWLGRLVATLMPQEPEALGLLALMLFAEARRAARRSVEGDFVPLAEQDCDLWDRALIDEAEALLSHAAASGVVGRYQLEAAVQSAHAARRLTGRTDWPAIRALYDALFSIAGSPVVAINRAVALAETEGAMAGLAALYVLGDDKRLNEYQPYWAARAGLLARLGQVPQATEAYDRAIGLERDPAVRRFLQGKRAALRH is encoded by the coding sequence ATGGACAGTCGCCCGGAGATCGCCCGGGCGGCCGCCGAGGCCGCCGCCCGGCAGAGCTATGGCAAGCTGGTCGCCTGGCTCGCGGCGCGCACCCGCGACGTGACCGCAGCCGAGGATGCGCTGGCCGACGCCTTTGCCGCCGCGCTCGAGCGCTGGCCGAAATCAGGCGTGCCTGAAAAGCCGGAAGCCTGGCTTCTGGCTGTCGCGCGGCGGCGGCGGGTCGATGCGGTTCGCCGGCGGCTCACCCGGGAGGCGGCCCGCGATCATCTCAAGCTGATTGCCGAGGAGATGGAGGCGCGCATGACTGACGAAGAGCTGCCCGACGAACGGCTGCGGCTGATGTTCGCCTGCGCGCATCCGGCGATCGAGCCGGGCGTGCGGGCGCCGCTGATCCTGCAGACCGTGCTGGGCTTCGATGCCGCGACCATCGCTTCGGCCTTCCTGGTCTCGCCGGCAACGATGGGCCAGCGCCTGGTGCGCGCCAAGACGCGCATCCGCGAAACCGGCATTCCGTTCCGTGTGCCGGAGCGGGCCGAACTCGGCGAACGGCTGGGCGCGGTGCTGGAGGCGATCTACGCCGCCTTCGCCGAAGGCTGGTCCGATCCGGCCGGCACCGAAACGCAGCGCCGCAACCTCGCCACCGAAGGCATCTGGCTCGGCCGCCTGGTGGCGACGCTGATGCCGCAAGAGCCGGAAGCGCTTGGCCTGCTTGCGCTGATGCTGTTTGCCGAGGCCCGCCGCGCCGCGCGACGCAGTGTCGAAGGCGACTTCGTGCCGCTGGCCGAACAGGATTGCGACCTGTGGGACCGAGCCCTCATCGACGAGGCGGAGGCGCTTCTGTCCCATGCCGCGGCGAGCGGTGTGGTCGGCCGCTACCAGCTCGAGGCGGCCGTCCAGTCCGCCCACGCGGCGCGGCGGCTGACTGGCCGCACCGACTGGCCGGCGATCCGCGCGCTTTACGACGCGCTGTTTTCGATCGCCGGATCGCCGGTGGTGGCGATCAACCGCGCGGTGGCGCTCGCCGAGACGGAGGGCGCGATGGCAGGGCTGGCGGCGCTTTACGTGCTGGGCGACGACAAGCGGCTCAATGAGTATCAGCCCTATTGGGCGGCGCGGGCCGGCCTCCTGGCCAGGCTTGGCCAGGTTCCGCAGGCAACCGAGGCCTATGACAGGGCAATCGGCCTCGAACGCGACCCGGCGGTGCGCCGCTTCCTGCAAGGCAAAAGGGCGGCGCTCAGACACTAA
- a CDS encoding glutathione S-transferase family protein: MYKLYTRPGSGGFVVEAALALANAPFQQIDVPKSDRPDPAFLDISPLNQVPVLTLPDGSSMTESAAICILLAERHPDAGLAPAVNAPARADFLRWMAFMSSVLYPAVLRFYYAHRYTADADGTKAVKQAAIAEMDRGFAVLDAALKGRDWLVGDQMSLADIYLVMLVAWHPDIGTARAAWPDIERLWARLRDHPLLKTLNTSHEMWPT, translated from the coding sequence ATGTACAAGCTCTATACCCGTCCCGGCAGCGGCGGCTTCGTCGTCGAGGCGGCGCTGGCGCTGGCCAACGCACCATTCCAGCAGATCGACGTGCCGAAATCCGACCGCCCCGATCCGGCCTTCCTCGACATCAGCCCGCTGAACCAGGTGCCAGTGCTGACCTTGCCGGACGGCAGCTCGATGACCGAATCGGCCGCGATCTGCATCCTGCTCGCCGAGCGCCATCCCGATGCAGGCCTCGCGCCAGCGGTCAATGCGCCTGCCCGCGCCGATTTCCTGCGCTGGATGGCCTTCATGTCGTCGGTGCTCTACCCGGCGGTGCTGCGGTTCTACTACGCCCATCGCTACACGGCCGACGCCGACGGCACGAAAGCCGTCAAGCAGGCGGCAATCGCCGAGATGGACCGTGGCTTCGCCGTCCTCGATGCCGCACTGAAGGGTCGTGACTGGCTGGTTGGTGACCAGATGTCGCTGGCCGACATCTATCTCGTCATGCTTGTGGCCTGGCATCCCGACATCGGCACGGCGCGGGCGGCATGGCCTGATATTGAACGTCTCTGGGCCAGGCTGCGCGACCATCCGCTGCTGAAGACGCTCAACACGTCACACGAGATGTGGCCGACCTGA
- the cysK gene encoding cysteine synthase A, whose protein sequence is MNKPVTSARVPGRGRIYSSITDTIGDTPLVRLDKFAKEKGVVANLVAKLEFFNPIASVKDRIGVAMIEALEAAGKISPGKTTLIEPTSGNTGIALAFAAAAKGYKLILTMPETMSVERRKMLALLGAELVLTEGPKGMKGAIAKADELAATIPNAVIPQQFENPANPEIHRKTTAQEIWNDTQGEVDIFVAGIGTGGTITGVGQVLKKLKPSLHVVAVEPEASPVLSGGQPGPHKIQGIGAGFAPKILDTTIYDEIIKVSNEDSVANARLVARLEGVPVGISSGAALQAAIVVGSRPENKGKTLVVVIPDFAERYLSTILFEGLGA, encoded by the coding sequence TTCCATCACCGACACGATCGGCGACACGCCCCTGGTCCGGCTCGACAAATTCGCCAAGGAGAAGGGGGTTGTCGCCAATCTCGTGGCCAAGCTCGAATTCTTCAACCCGATCGCCTCGGTCAAGGACCGCATCGGCGTGGCGATGATCGAGGCGCTGGAGGCGGCCGGCAAGATCTCGCCCGGCAAGACGACGCTGATCGAACCGACCTCGGGCAACACCGGCATCGCGCTTGCCTTCGCCGCCGCCGCCAAGGGCTACAAGCTCATCCTGACCATGCCCGAAACGATGTCGGTCGAGCGCCGCAAGATGCTGGCGCTGCTCGGCGCCGAACTGGTGCTGACCGAAGGGCCGAAAGGCATGAAGGGCGCCATCGCCAAGGCCGACGAGCTGGCCGCGACAATCCCCAATGCCGTTATCCCGCAGCAGTTCGAAAACCCCGCCAACCCGGAAATCCACCGCAAGACGACAGCGCAGGAGATCTGGAACGACACGCAGGGCGAGGTCGACATCTTCGTCGCCGGCATCGGCACGGGCGGCACCATCACCGGCGTCGGCCAGGTGCTGAAGAAGCTCAAGCCCTCGCTGCATGTCGTCGCCGTCGAGCCGGAAGCCTCGCCGGTGCTGTCGGGCGGCCAGCCCGGCCCGCACAAGATCCAGGGCATCGGCGCCGGCTTCGCACCAAAAATCCTCGACACCACGATCTATGACGAGATCATCAAGGTTTCCAACGAGGATTCCGTCGCCAATGCCCGCCTCGTCGCCCGTCTCGAAGGGGTGCCGGTCGGCATCTCGTCGGGTGCGGCGCTGCAGGCGGCAATCGTCGTCGGCTCGCGGCCGGAGAACAAGGGCAAGACCCTGGTCGTGGTCATCCCCGACTTCGCCGAGCGCTACCTGTCGACGATCTTGTTCGAGGGGCTGGGGGCTTAG